The genome window tttctttattctttttaattttatacgttttaataatttatttaattaaactgaataaataatagaaattaaaaagtaataatgACATTAAAGAAAAGTAGGGGTAGGTTGTGGTGGCAGTGGTTGCGTCTGTCCGAGCACCTGAGTACGTCACACGATATTTTTAATTGGgggttttttacataaataggttgaaaaaaaaaattttactgaaatagggtgtcagaaaaagtatttaccaaaatgggttacttttttcattggagcctattagataggcgccaatgaataaaaaataataatttttttttgaataaaatattttttttatatttttttaataattttttaaaaaaatacgggtcaaaatacggtcaacgggtcgggtcgggtcgggtcgggtggcGCCTATCGTAGggcgccaatgaaggtgcctcatagaggcgccaatgaaggtgccTTATAGAGAGCGCCAttactagacctgtccatgggcggGCAGGCCCAAAAAATTCGGCCCGACTCCTAGGCccggctcgaaatatgggcctaaaattttgtccaggcccggcccgggaaaaaatcatATGCCCAagctcggcccggcccggcccatttttaaataaacaccaaaaaaattttaaaaataaaaaaaagcattttaaaaataaaaaataaaaatatatttattgtattcgGGCCAAACCCTcctatatttcgggcgggccatcgggccgggccgcccagcccatggacaggtctatgGCGCCGAAGGCCTcataaatttaggattatgttataaatttttgtgtttgtaattatttaaaatttaatttattagtaataaattactaaattactaataagttactaataaatttataacataatcttaaattactaacaaattaattataaaataattacaatattcatacaaaaattacaatattacaatatatacgacattcaatattcatacaaaattataatattacaatattcatacaaaattacaaaattacaatattcatataaaattgcaatatttttgttattaattattaattataaattatctatatttagtatgaatattgtaattttttgtatgaatattgtaatattataattttgtatgaatattgcaattttttgtatgaatattgtaatattataattttgtatgaatattgtaatgtcggtatatattgtaatattgtaatttttgtatgaatattgtaattattttataattaatttgttagtaaattaggattatattataaatttattagtaacttattagtaatttagtaatttattactaataaattaaattttaaataattacaaacacaaaatttataacataatcctaaatttatgAGGCCTTCATTGGCGCTAGACTGTCCATGGGCtgggcccaaaaaaattttcggcccgactcttaggcccggcccaaaatatgggcctgaaattttgtccaagcccggccAGGGCAAAAATCATAggcccaagcccggcccggcccggcccattggcgcctctcagaatggcaccaccattggcgcctcccaggtaggcaccaccattggcgcctcccagATAGGCGCCAATATTATGTATTATACGGGTTCTATACTAACccgaaaaaatataaaattatattttattcaaaaaaaaatttattattattttattcattggcgcctatctaataggctccaatgaaaaaagtaacccattttggtaaatactttttctgacaccctatttcaataaattttttttttcaacctatttatgtaaaaaacccTTTAATTGGACTATCCCTTGAAACGCGTTTCATCAACCTTCTTTTTTTGGGACTGTCTTTTGTGTGCCAACTGCCACCCAACACAACAAAACAAAGATAATCAGATGATATGCCATCAATTTtcctcaaatttatttaatcaatcagttggattaaaaataataaataatgagtaaaattatataatataattataaccttaatttagaattaattttctgtggttttaaatttttattatttttactataaaaaacatataattaattttatattgttttgaatctatttagtctttttttttacatacaatatatattattttttatgataattatatttaaaatgttattgtAGATGGGATTTTGATCTCTCGTGGAAAAGTCTTTGAATCTTTTGTGGGCCGACGAATTTCCTTAATAATGAATTCGAGatgtttatgtttgattttatcttcaaattgtgttgaaaattataaaatataagctTAAATCCCATCAAAAGCAAATTATGTATCAGCATTGTGAATATAGACACCCCTTCGGCAGACTTGGTGTGACTCTCAATGCGACCAAAAAgacgaaatttaaaaatttcttctcaaatcaACTCAATAGATATgcatttacataatttttaatacattaacaacacataaataaataaaaaatcaatctagcataaacatatattcaaatcatgtttcattaaaaaaatacactaTTAAAGGCTTTTAAATTGATCTTAGCTTATCAGGCAATATACCTTGGGTTATCATTGTACTTTTCtgttacaaaatcaaattttattttatgtttttaattttcaaataatattaattagagAAGAAAcactgaaaaaaataaattcatttggatcaataaataaataattacagaatacccaaaaaaaacaaaatcagtGGGGGGATTTCCCCCATTGCCCTATATTGTAAAATCCATGTCATCCAAGCTATTCATGCAACATGAACAAAAGAGAAGAACCTGCAGAAAAGACCAACACAACCACAACTAATGGCACATTTGTAGCTATTGTTGAACCAGCATGAACACAAGAACTGCTATCAAGATCGAGATTACAGTCGTTGAGCCCTTTCGATTACCGCTGTTTGTTGGCAGCATTGAAGGCAGTGCACACTCCTCGCCATTGAAGAACACTTTAGAGGGGAATCCATCACCTGCAGCAATGTTAATGGAAGGGGTAGTTTTCTTGGTGAATGAAATAACTGTCTGTTGTTTTCCGGGCACCCTAGGATCTTTCTGAGGGTTAGCTGCATCGGTTTCTGCAACAATATAGTTTAACCCGGGAAGACCTTGCATGAATATAGTATTGTTAACGCCATTCAACTCCAAGGCTGTTCCGTTGAAGGAGTACATCTTTTGAAACCCGGGGGTAGCCTTATTCAACTGTACAGCAGCAAACCAATCCGGGAAGGCGGTTTCATCCCAGTTGAATATTGTGATCCTAGCACTCCATCCTCGAGAGAAGTCTGAATAAAGATGCCAGTTTATGCTGACCCCACAATTGTCACCACACGGCATTGGATTTGGCACCGTAAAGTGTTTAAGATCAGCCCAAGCTCTGGTTATAGCAGTTCGGTTCTCAAATGGAACAAGAAGTGCCTCAGGTGGAACAAGAACAGCTGTAGCATTTGCTCTACAAGTGTTGGCTGAGTTGCGAAGGCATCCACAGGCACAAGTCGGGCATGGGACAACTGATTCATTGAAGTATGCAGAAAAGGATACGCAGCACTTTGGGCTTGCGTTCTTGGGCCGTGTAATATTGCAAACCACCTGCCAGCTAGCAACTACGGTTGTATTCGACGGCAAGCCACTTGGGTCTGGGAACTGACTAGGGCTTACACGGACTGGGGGACCACATTTGTAATTAGGGTTCAACGTGCCATTGATCTTCCAATTCTGAGGAGGAGAGAGCTCAGAGCGGTTGAGATCCGGTGGCATTTTAAAGACCTGCATTTGGAATACTGAACTTGACTTGCTAGGGTCCATTGTTGGTGGCAAAATAGTACCATTCCGGCAACATTTTGGGATCATCCCCATGGTTGTATCGTTTGCCTTTGTCAGAGGCAGGTCAATAATCGTCGGCCTCCTCTCACAGTTCAACACATTGCCAAAGTCTAGATCCCTATAGTGTTGTCCTTGCGGACCAAATATGCAGTCTGATGAATCAACGACATACGGATAAGCCCCTTTCATCGTATATATAAATTCATCCCTCATCCAATCAAAACTCAATTTCCAATTATCAAGCCGCCCAAGGGGGTTATGGTTTGAGATAGTAACCTGTGCCCAATAGTTCGAGTCGTACGTTCTCGTCACATCATACATAATTGTAAGATCACCACTTTGCCGAGGTAGGAACTCATCCTCTACCGTAACATTCGTCTTGAATTTCGGGTCTTTGGTGCAACAAACTTGCATCTCACTTTTACCTGGAAAACAGCAAAGGAAATCA of Gossypium raimondii isolate GPD5lz chromosome 3, ASM2569854v1, whole genome shotgun sequence contains these proteins:
- the LOC105796883 gene encoding COBRA-like protein 7 yields the protein MALNQSYDLFFIFIFNLSLLFSLLPFSFSQTVADAPSPAADTCNGIFLSYAYTSGTKLKPTDPKHQPYRFESVLTVLNNGDEKLKSWRAFVGFKNDEYLVSASNAVLADGTSLPTNVGNGTIFAGYPMTDLKTAIETAGDLNQIQVQVKLLGTQFGVAAPGVPLPETIHLANDGFLCPKPSLQGKSEMQVCCTKDPKFKTNVTVEDEFLPRQSGDLTIMYDVTRTYDSNYWAQVTISNHNPLGRLDNWKLSFDWMRDEFIYTMKGAYPYVVDSSDCIFGPQGQHYRDLDFGNVLNCERRPTIIDLPLTKANDTTMGMIPKCCRNGTILPPTMDPSKSSSVFQMQVFKMPPDLNRSELSPPQNWKINGTLNPNYKCGPPVRVSPSQFPDPSGLPSNTTVVASWQVVCNITRPKNASPKCCVSFSAYFNESVVPCPTCACGCLRNSANTCRANATAVLVPPEALLVPFENRTAITRAWADLKHFTVPNPMPCGDNCGVSINWHLYSDFSRGWSARITIFNWDETAFPDWFAAVQLNKATPGFQKMYSFNGTALELNGVNNTIFMQGLPGLNYIVAETDAANPQKDPRVPGKQQTVISFTKKTTPSINIAAGDGFPSKVFFNGEECALPSMLPTNSGNRKGSTTVISILIAVLVFMLVQQ